One Panicum virgatum strain AP13 chromosome 9K, P.virgatum_v5, whole genome shotgun sequence genomic region harbors:
- the LOC120648705 gene encoding U-box domain-containing protein 21-like, which translates to MSSLPFRTTPAKEDPPPEFLCPITLDLMRDPVAAPTGITYDRAAITSWLLSGGQRACPVTHAELRAGDLVPNHTLRRLIQDWCDANDRSCGGVGLVPATPEEAAVAELESATRAGDAERCAAAARWVRRQARMAERNRGRLASAGAGRALAAAFASFADAAAGAAAASDALDAVLAALALVVPMDEEAVAAVGSSSASVARLVAVAANGGLLSRLQAVVVIGEIISLSCHRHGAGAVVDLSANTDAIVQVLVKTIKDAICPQATRACLLAAHHLACAGESAAARLAAAGLVPVLVELLIDADRSTAEKALAALDAALVSSDGRARARADALAVPVLVKKMFCVSDAATELVLSALLRICKKCPEDDMDGTAAAGRRLAIIEALQVGALQKVLLLLQAGCSEETKEKATELLRVIVRYQGRVECVDTMDFRGLKRGTTILTT; encoded by the coding sequence ATGTCGTCGCTGCCCTTCCGGACAACCCCCGCCAAGGAGGACCCGCCGCCGGAGTTCCTGTGCCCGATCACGCTGGACCTCATGCGTGACCCGGTCGCGGCGCCCACGGGCATCACCTACGACCGCGCTGCCATCACTTCCTGGCTACTCTCCGGCGGCCAGCGCGCATGCCCCGTCACGCACGCCGAGCTCCGCGCGGGGGACCTCGTCCCCAACCACACCCTCCGCCGCCTCATCCAGGACTGGTGTGACGCCAACGACCGTTCCTGCGGCGGCGTTGGGCTGGTCCCCGCCACGCCCGAggaggccgccgtcgccgagctcgagagcgccacgcgcgcgggcgacgccgAGCGGTGCGCGGCCGCAGCGCGCTGGGTTCGGCGGCAGGCACGGATGGCCGAGCGGAACCGAGGCCGCCTCGCGTCCGCCGGCGCAgggcgcgcgctcgccgcggcgttCGCGTCCTTTGCGGACGCCGCCGCAGGTGCAGCCGCCGCTAGCGACGCGCTTGACGCCGTGCTGGCAGCGCTGGCGCTCGTCGTGCCCATGGACGAGGAGGCCGTCGCGGCCGTCGGCTCGTCCAGCGCGTCCGTGGCGCGGcttgtcgccgtcgccgcgaacGGCGGCCTGCTCAGTAGGCTGCAGGCCGTGGTCGTCATCGGAGAGATCATCTCGCTGTCATGCCACAGGCATGGCGCCGGTGCCGTCGTCGATCTCAGCGCGAACACCGACGCCATCGTCCAAGTCTTGGTCAAGACGATCAAGGACGCCATCTGCCCACAGGCGACCAGGGCATGCCTGCTCGCGGCGCACCACCTCGCCTGCGCCGGCGAGAGCGCCGCGGCGCGCCTGGCGGCGGCAGGGCTCGTGCCGGTGCTCGTCGAGCTCCTTATCGACGCGGACAGGAGCACGGCCGAGAAGGCTCTCGCCGCGCTCGACGCGGCACTGGTGTCCAGCGATGGCCGGGCGCGGGCCCGTGCCGACGCGCTCGCCGTGCCCGTGCTCGTCAAGAAAATGTTCTGCGTTTCCGACGCGGCCACCGAGCTCGTTCTTTCTGCCTTGCTGCGCATCTGCAAGAAATGCCCGGAAGACGACATGGATGGCACGGCAGCGGCAGGTAGGCGGCTCGCCATCATTGAGGCGCTGCAGGTTGGTGCCCTCCagaaggtgctgctgctgctccaggCTGGATGCAGCGAGGAAACGAAGGAGAAGGCCACTGAGCTGCTGAGGGTGATTGTCAGGTATCAGGGCAGAGTGGAGTGTGTTGATACCATGGATTTCAGAGGGCTCAAGAGAGGCACTACAATTTTGACTACATag
- the LOC120648706 gene encoding protein DETOXIFICATION 33-like — translation MPLPMPCPENMSSGSGLEDERENEPDRLIMKRLLRRCWEESRLLWRLAFPALLTEVFQFSIGFVTTGFVGHLGDVELAAVSVVENILDSSAYGVLFGMGSALETLSGQAVGAGQLERLGTYTQQSWVICGATAAALAPAYAFATPVLRSFLRQPAGVARVAGPYARWAIPRLFAHAANIPLLMFFQAQSRVWAVAAISGAALAVHVALTYLAVRRLGFGLPGAAVAGDVSHWLVVAAQFAYMTGGRFPDAWKGFTVCAFRNLGAFVKLSLGSAVMICLEFWYYTTLLVLVGLLKHAKLQIDVMSVCLNYEFMTIMVALGFSTAVGVRVSNELGANRPKETKFAVVVAVSTSIFIGAVFMGAVLIWRTSLPKFFSDSREVIHGASRLGYLLAATVFMSSIWPVLSGVAVGAGWQVPVAFINVGCYYLVGIPLGILFGFKLKHGAMGIWMGMLTGTFLQMAILFAIIFSTKWEKQADLAETRILEWGGKNENLSLTKSPPTDDQMVPACR, via the exons ATGCCTCTGCCCATGCCATGCCCTGAAAATATGTCATCAGGTTCAGGGCTTGAGGATGAGCGGGAGAATGAGCCGGACAGGCTTATTATGAAGAGGCTTTTGCGTCGGTGCTGGGAGGAGTCCAGGCTCCTCTGGCGACTCGCTTTCCCGGCGCTCCTCACGGAGGTGTTTCAGTTCTCCATCGGATTCGTCACCACCGGCTTCGTCGGGCACCTCGGAGacgtcgagctcgccgcggtCAGCGTCGTCGAGAACATCTTGGACTCCTCGGCCTATGGAGTCCTG TTTGGCATGGGCAGCGCGCTGGAGACGCTGAGCGGGCAGGCCGTCGGCGCCGGGCAGCTGGAGCGGCTGGGCACCTACACGCAGCAGTCGTGGGTCATCTgcggcgccaccgcggcggcgctggcgccggcgTACGCCTTCGCCACGCCGGTCCTCAGGTCCTTCCTCCGCCAGCCCGCCGGCGTGGCGCGCGTCGCCGGGCCGTACGCGCGGTGGGCGATCCCGCGGCTGTTCGCGCACGCCGCGAACATCCCGCTCCTCATGTTCTTCCAGGCCCAGAGCAGGGTctgggcggtggcggccatCTCCGGCGCGGCCCTCGCCGTGCACGTCGCGCTCACCTACCTCGCCGTGAGGCGGCTCGGGTTCGGCCTGCCCGGCGCGGCCGTCGCCGGGGACGTCTCCCACTGGCTCGTCGTGGCGGCGCAGTTCGCGTACATGACCGGCGGCCGCTTCCCCGACGCGTGGAAGGGGTTCACCGTTTGCGCGTTCAGGAACCTCGGCGCGTTCGTCAAGCTGTCGCTCGGGTCTGCCGTCATGATCTG CTTGGAGTTTTGGTACTACACCACGCTTCTCGTTCTAGTGGGCCTCCTTAAACATGCCAAACTCCAGATCGATGTCATGTCTGTCTG CCTCAACTACGAGTTCATGACTATAATGGTTGCACTGGGCTTCAGCACGGCAGTCGG CGTAAGGGTGTCGAACGAGCTGGGTGCAAACAGGCCCAAGGAGACAAAGTTCGCAGTGGTTGTGGCAGTTTCGACATCCATCTTCATCGGCGCAGTCTTCATGGGCGCCGTCCTCATCTGGAGGACAagcttgccaaagttcttcagCGACAGCCGGGAGGTGATACATGGAGCTTCCAGACTGGGGTATCTTCTCGCGGCGACCGTATTCATGAGCAGCATCTGGCCTGTATTATCAG GTGTGGCAGTAGGAGCAGGGTGGCAAGTGCCTGTGGCGTTCATAAACGTTGGTTGCTACTACTTAGTGGGCATCCCATTGGGCATCCTGTTTGGCTTCAAGCTAAAACATGGCGCGATG GGCATATGGATGGGCATGCTGACAGGAACATTTCTCCAAATGGCTATACTTTTTGCCATTATCTTCAGCACAAAGTGGGAGAAACAG GCTGATCTGGCAGAAACGAGGATATTGGAGTGGGGAGGAAAGAATGAGAACCTATCACTGACGAAATCTCCACCTACGGATGACCAGATGGTTCCTGCATGCAGATGA